In a single window of the Desulfallas thermosapovorans DSM 6562 genome:
- a CDS encoding MBL fold metallo-hydrolase, translated as MGNLKITKHRGVTCAGGTVKLFGSRLDIYIYVVDGLLVDTGPSRFAADYINFFRTQSIEQVVLTHFHEDHSGNAPWLDKQGIPIYINPASVPFCLKKARLPLYRRYFWGKREPFKAQPLGDTLQTTRREWRVLEVPGHCIDHIALYDPREGAMYTGDLFVAPKTKIIMRDENIHQIIRSLQLLLQYDFNTVYCGHAGVVENGREMVTRKLQYLEELKKEVLELHRRGMNIRAINKRIYPKTAPLTYLSGKEWASEHIIRSIIKDN; from the coding sequence TTGGGTAATTTAAAGATCACAAAGCACCGGGGGGTAACCTGTGCCGGTGGTACGGTCAAACTATTCGGGTCACGGCTTGATATTTACATTTACGTGGTGGATGGCCTGCTGGTGGACACCGGCCCCAGCCGGTTTGCTGCGGACTACATTAACTTTTTTCGCACCCAGTCCATTGAGCAAGTGGTGCTGACTCACTTTCACGAGGACCACAGCGGCAACGCCCCCTGGCTGGATAAACAGGGTATTCCCATTTACATTAATCCCGCCTCGGTGCCGTTTTGTTTAAAAAAGGCTCGCCTGCCCCTTTATCGCCGGTATTTTTGGGGTAAACGGGAACCCTTTAAAGCTCAGCCGTTGGGTGATACGTTGCAAACAACCCGCAGAGAGTGGCGGGTGTTGGAGGTGCCCGGGCATTGTATCGATCACATTGCCCTCTATGACCCCCGGGAGGGGGCTATGTATACCGGCGATCTTTTTGTTGCGCCCAAAACAAAAATAATCATGCGGGACGAAAATATACACCAGATTATTCGCTCACTGCAATTATTGCTGCAGTATGATTTCAACACCGTATATTGTGGCCATGCCGGGGTGGTGGAAAACGGCAGGGAAATGGTGACTCGAAAACTACAGTACCTGGAGGAACTGAAGAAAGAAGTGCTGGAACTGCACCGCCGGGGGATGAATATAAGGGCTATAAATAAAAGAATATACCCCAAAACAGCACCGCTTACCTACCTGTCAGGCAAGGAATGGGCTTCGGAGCATATTATCAGATCAATCATCAAAGACAATTAA
- a CDS encoding PadR family transcriptional regulator: MEKTEGGASVALDRMIQPMLLLLILKKPAHGYELIQNFNAIHEDELVEPGTIYRNLRRMEKDGFVTSKWEAAESGPARRKYDITREGIIALREAAGKLERQKKQIEDFLAEYRNLAVEKGGDRP, encoded by the coding sequence GTGGAAAAAACAGAAGGCGGTGCTAGTGTTGCGCTGGACAGAATGATCCAGCCCATGCTTTTACTGTTGATATTAAAAAAACCGGCTCACGGTTATGAACTAATCCAAAACTTTAATGCCATACATGAGGATGAATTGGTGGAACCGGGGACTATTTACAGAAACCTGCGGCGGATGGAAAAGGATGGGTTTGTAACTTCCAAATGGGAGGCAGCCGAATCCGGGCCGGCCAGAAGGAAGTATGATATCACCCGGGAGGGAATCATTGCCTTGCGAGAAGCAGCGGGCAAGCTGGAGCGGCAAAAAAAACAAATTGAAGATTTCTTGGCTGAGTATCGAAATCTGGCAGTTGAAAAGGGGGGGGACCGGCCATGA